The segment GCTTCAATGTGGCCGCGGCTGATCAGCCGCGGAAAGCCCGCGGGTGTAAGTTCTGAATTGCCAAAGAGCCAGAGACGATTCCACGAGCGGTCAGCACAACTGATAGCTGATCAGAAGCCATATCCTACCTTCTGCTTGCCGAAACCACTCTATGTACACAACTTGTGTTCCACGAGCGAGTCCCGGCGTTTCGAACACACCTCGCCGCTCGCTATCCAATTCGAACTAAAAAATAGCGCAGTGGCCAATCAACGAGTCACAAATACCGGGTATGAGCTAATCTCACCGGTCAAGTGTCGAGCCAGCAAACGAGTCTGTATTTCTAGTAAACGCCGATAATTCACACGATAACCAAACAACGGATGGGTGACCAGGGTGTCCATACGTTGCTCATACGCGCGAAAAAATGATTTGCGCCCCGCAGGTGTCAGTGCCACCGCTTGCCCGGTGCGAATAAAGTCGCCCGGCGTTACCATCCGCGTGTTAATGGCCGACAACACTGCGGAATCGGCAATCAATGGCCGAAACGGCTCCATCAAGTCCAGTGGAAGCGCGGCGCGACCAAACCGCGGCTGATGGTAAAACCCCAGGTACGCATCAAAGCCTACACCCTGGCAAACAATGGTCAGATCCTTGGCAAGCACGCTATAAGCGAGCGAGAGCAAGGCGTTCACAGGATCGCGAGGCGGACGACGATTGCGGTGCAAAAAGTCGAAGCTGAATTCGGTTTTTGCTCGGCTGGATGATCCCTCGGCCTCATCCACTTTGATCATTCCGGAAAAGTTCTCGAAGTACGCACGAGCCGCGCTGCCCTCGATACCCAATAATTCCTCCAGCGACTTGGCATGTTCGGCATCTTCTTGCATGCACTTGAGAAATGCAATTGGCCCGGAAGGTGGCTCCACATGATTGCGCTGTAACATCGTCCGTTGGTTGCGAATCTTTCCTGAGACGAGTGTCCGAGCCAATCGCAGACAAAACGACGGCTCATCGGCCAATCGGAATTGGTCGCGCCGCAGGTAAACATTTTTAACGCCCAGCCCTTGGGTAATTCCATAGAACCAGCCGCCCATTGAGAAGTAGGCAATCGGCACTTCATTTTCGCACAACGCCTGCAGCGCTTGTGTTGAAAGTTGAATGTTCCCAAACAGATTGATTTGGCATGTTTCACCAATGCGAACTTCCTGCACCACTTTGTCTTTCTCTTTCACCTTGAGCACATTGCCAGATTTGCCAACATGAAGTCCTTGGCTATTTAGATAAAGCGGCCGTAATTCGTCACGAGCGGCAACCATGCGGCGCGGCTCCACGTCGCTGCGATTGGCGAAAATTGAGTTCGATGAGCCAGCATCGAATAGCATTTGCTGCGGAGAGTGATTGTTTTCGGTGGCAGCACCATGACATGCCCACGTTTCATCGGGCAAGCATATGCCGACTAAGGAACATCGTGGGCATTTGGGACTATCGACCAGCGGCAATGGAATGCGATCGGAAGCAGCAGCCGCCCGGGCATAAGATAGCGATCGTAGTGTCTGAGCGACCAGGGCATCGTCAATCGGCACGCGCACTCGTTGCT is part of the Pirellulales bacterium genome and harbors:
- the cas1 gene encoding CRISPR-associated endonuclease Cas1; the encoded protein is MINTNATPDYLPARMLNEFVYCPRLFYYEWVEGVFAHNRETVEGSLGHSKIDGQQDELAPADELDPAERIHSRSVTLSSDTHGLIAKLDLIEAEGGTVTPIDYKRGSPRLNADTDLPEVWDADRVQLAAQALVLRDNGYDCHEAIVYYVATKQRVRVPIDDALVAQTLRSLSYARAAAASDRIPLPLVDSPKCPRCSLVGICLPDETWACHGAATENNHSPQQMLFDAGSSNSIFANRSDVEPRRMVAARDELRPLYLNSQGLHVGKSGNVLKVKEKDKVVQEVRIGETCQINLFGNIQLSTQALQALCENEVPIAYFSMGGWFYGITQGLGVKNVYLRRDQFRLADEPSFCLRLARTLVSGKIRNQRTMLQRNHVEPPSGPIAFLKCMQEDAEHAKSLEELLGIEGSAARAYFENFSGMIKVDEAEGSSSRAKTEFSFDFLHRNRRPPRDPVNALLSLAYSVLAKDLTIVCQGVGFDAYLGFYHQPRFGRAALPLDLMEPFRPLIADSAVLSAINTRMVTPGDFIRTGQAVALTPAGRKSFFRAYEQRMDTLVTHPLFGYRVNYRRLLEIQTRLLARHLTGEISSYPVFVTR